Below is a genomic region from Zea mays cultivar B73 chromosome 9, Zm-B73-REFERENCE-NAM-5.0, whole genome shotgun sequence.
GCTGTCTAGGACCCGCGCCGTGCCATGCCGCCTGGACACCCTTGCCGTGCCGCGCGCCGGAGAAGGGCCCGTCCCCGCCGCATGCCGGTGAAGGCCGCTGGGGCTGCCGCACGCCGGAGAAGGGAGTGGTGGAGAGCGATGGACCAGCCGCTGCCAGCGAACCTGCGTGCTCGCGTGCGATTCAATTTGGGAAGAGAAGCAGGGAAGGGGGAGTGGGTCCCACTTGTAAGGTGTCAGGTCCACCTGTAAGAGCCTTTGACGGGAGAATATACCGCCGTGAGGTGATTTCTGAGCAAAGTGTGGAGGTGGGAGGGGAAAACTGATTAGAGAATTTGGGCGGGGGTAGATTTGAGCAGCGCGTCCAGACTAGTGGGCGAAATGTAAATGTCCCAAGAATTAAAGCTAGTGTGTTTATTGTCATCATCTGATTAACTGAACAACAATCATGAGATGTGAATCACAAAACAAACAAGTTCTACACAGAGTGCTGAAATTTTTTTTGCAAAGCTCTCACCTGGTGTCATGGCGGTCATGACAAAGATCTCCATGTCGGCAGGGTGGGAAGGCAGATCGATGACCAAAGGGGTCCACCGCGCAAATGGGCCAGCCCGCACGTACATTGTGATATTCGATACGTTGAGCAGCATCTCTAGGTCTTGTTTCAGTTGCAACAAGGAGTTGCCAACGAATAACCAGCTTAGCCAGGCACCCGGGTTGAACAACCCGTTAGCATCTGCCCGCACGTATTTGATTCTCCGCAACACAATCAGAGGAGTGACACCCTATTAATTGCAAAAGGAACACTAGTTGTTAAGAATCAAAACAAGCAGACAACACGAGTCACAATGACAACAAAATGTTCAGACATAGATAACTAATCCTAATTGAGTAATTGCCAACAGAACACTAGTTGGGGAATACGATTATCAAGTTTCAATAGCAACGGTGTAAAAGATTTGCGGAATCAACAGATTCCAAGAATTATATTGCAAGGAGAGGAGACTCAGGCCGGGGACGGCGAGCTCACTTCAGTTAGGGGTGGGACTGGGAGGGGAATGACGGTTGGTGCTGGTCTCACGGGAATGGTCTCGACCGTCCAATCTGCCATGGTGCCGTAATTAGTGCTGCGTTGAAAGGCGTCGACGAAGACGTATCTGAAGAAGGGAGTGTTCGGGGCGCAGGCGCGGAGGATACGTTGACAATCTAGGCCTTGGAGCATGACGACGTGGACGTTGTCCAGACGATGAACAGGCGCCCAGAGGATGTCGACCTGCTCCGGGTTATTGTAGTTTCCCTGGACCGTGTGGTAAGCCTCGTGACTTTGGTCGACCCACGACGTCCCGGTCGCGCAGATGAGGTGCCGGCCGTAGGCGGCGCTGCGGAGGACGATGTAGCCGCGGCCGCGGCGCACGACCCGGTCCACCTGCCACACCGCTTGCAGGGAGGCGCGGTGCGGCTTCAGCATGACGCCCGCGCCGTCGTCGTCGGCGAAGAGGTACGTGCCGTACGCGCGGTTCCGCAGCCGCACGAACCCCCTGTCGGGGAAGCGATTCATAGCGCGCCCGAGGTGGTGGTGCTTCTCCTGCGGCGGCGGGAACGGCGACGGGGGTGGGTTTCTCGCGCGCTGTGGAGACGACAGCGCAGGTGTTCGTTGCTTTTCTGCACCGAGCGAGGGCCCGAGGCTGCAGGGCGGGGTATTCCAACTTTTGAAGTTCGAAGAGATGCCAGCTGTCCACTCGTTGGCCTAGGCGCTGCGTAGTAGGTCGGTTTCTGAAGGGCAGCTGTCCACTGGCAGGTGGGGTCAGTCAGCCCCCGAAGCCACTGACAtatctatttcaaattaacctgTTGCATGTCTATCCCCTCCGCGCAGCCCTATACTGGCCCTGACTCCCGTGGGCCACAACTCCGCCCCGTTAGCCCGTCGGGTCATTTGGTTAAATCAGCCTAAAATGTTAAAAagcggtgcaggaggtggggtgaACCCACGCCCATTTAGTTACATCATGCTCaagtgtttttaatattgaatataaattgtatatatgtatatacgattttttataaaataaaaatatataatcgtgccgggccgggccagcTCTACGGGTCGAGGCTATGTCCCAAACACGAGACTTCGCTCGTGCCGGACTGGcccagacactattaaatggCCCGTGCCTCGGGCCTGTCCGCCAGACACCGTCCATTTGGTCATCTATATCTCCGCGCGATCATGCTCaggtgtttttaatattgaatataaattgtatatatatatatatatatatatatatatattaaaataaaaatatataatcgtgC
It encodes:
- the LOC103638040 gene encoding uncharacterized protein, producing the protein MNRFPDRGFVRLRNRAYGTYLFADDDGAGVMLKPHRASLQAVWQVDRVVRRGRGYIVLRSAAYGRHLICATGTSWVDQSHEAYHTVQGNYNNPEQVDILWAPVHRLDNVHVVMLQGLDCQRILRACAPNTPFFRYVFVDAFQRSTNYGTMADWTVETIPVRPAPTVIPLPVPPLTEGVTPLIVLRRIKYVRADANGLFNPGAWLSWLFVGNSLLQLKQDLEMLLNVSNITMYVRAGPFARWTPLVIDLPSHPADMEIFVMTAMTPAMSIILAHPDFDA